The sequence AACTGAGATTAATATGGCGTCATTCATAATATCAGCTCAAATACGACAGTAACGAAACAAAGAAAAAGAGCCACCATGAAAAAACTGGGCAGCCTGAAAAACCTGATTTTCGCCAGGCTGGATTCAAAAATAGCGACTATTGCACACAATATAGAGCCTTTGATAATAAAACTGATCGCACCTAGGGCAATACCTGGCAGGGAAAAGGTGGCAGCCATTCCCTGGGGAAACAGTAAATTGATTAACAAGGCCATAAGCAGTGTTTGCTTTACAGCGTGGCTTATTTCCATTAAAGCCAGATTAGGGCCAGATTGTTCCAGAACCATTGCTTCATGAACCATGGTAAGCTCAAGATGTGTTTCCGGATTGTCAACCGGCACCCTGGCTGTTTCAATAATCAAAATAATAAACAAGGATATTCCTGTTAATAGAAGGGTTGGGAATCCCAGCAATGAATTTGTCATAGTGGCAGAAAACATTTGCGTAATATCGATTGTATTCAATACGAAAGCAATTGCAGCGCATGTGATAATGGTAATTGGCTCGGCAATTGCAGATAGGCTCATCTCGCGAGAACTACCCATTCCGCCAAAAGTTGAGCCTGCATCGAGGCCGGCTAAGGCCATAAAAAACTTGGCCGATACCATAAGATATAAAAACAATATAATATTCGCCGGAACAGAATCCGCGGGAGGTAAAAACAACACTGGGACCAATGTTGCAGCGGCAATTACAAAACCAATATTCAGATACGGAGCTAGCCTCATAATAAAAGAGGCGTTTTTGGAATAAACTATTTCCTTTTTAAAAAGCTTATGCAATTGAAAATATGGCTGCCAGATTGGAGCACCTCTTCTCCTCTGGGATATTGCTTTAACCTTGTTAATAATACCCATAAATAGCGGGGATACCAGGATGATAAAAAGAGTATTCAGTAGATAATAGATTAGTGTAATGGCCATTATAGCCACCATCCCGCTACCAGAATAGAAATAACAATGGTGATGAATCCGTACAATATGAAATTATCCAGATCTCCGTTTTGCCAATTGGACATCCAGCGCCCGAAGCGCATGGTCAGTCGAGCAATGGGGAGATAGATGCGCTCTTCGAAAACCTGCATCGTTTTGATTTCTGCCTTGCCGTGGTGAATAACTGATCTGAAAGCATCTATAAAACTGCGTTCGAGAATTTCTTTCGTACGAAAGATTGGGCTGAAAATCTTGATTATTGGCTGAGAAAATCCAGTAGCTGTATATTCTGTGCAGCTATTAATATTAGCGGAGCCGCAGTTCCAGGTCTCAGTTATTCTGACCGGGATTTTTAGCCATCGGACTATCAAAACCAACGTGAGCATGGCTACAAGAATTGTTATGGTTATCGGTAGCATGTTGGGCATCGGTAAATCTAACCCCATTAATCGGAAGAAATGAAATGATCCAGCGCCGAGCACTATGCAGAGGCCAGCCAAAATCGCTGGGGCAACAATCATACTTCGGCTAGCCTCGCTGGCTTGCGCGGCGGCTTTTGCACGTGGCATTGCTAAAAAGGTAATTCCGAATGCTTTCACAAAGCAGGCGGCTGCAAGCGCACTCATAAGAGCAAACGCTGCCAGGGATGCAAATACCCCAATTGCAATAAATAAACTGGGTATCTGGAAAGCCCCGAAGTATGACTGGAATAATAAAACTTCACTTGCGAAGCCATTCAGGGGAGGCAGAGCGGAAATGGC comes from Dehalococcoidales bacterium and encodes:
- a CDS encoding NADH-quinone oxidoreductase subunit H codes for the protein MAITLIYYLLNTLFIILVSPLFMGIINKVKAISQRRRGAPIWQPYFQLHKLFKKEIVYSKNASFIMRLAPYLNIGFVIAAATLVPVLFLPPADSVPANIILFLYLMVSAKFFMALAGLDAGSTFGGMGSSREMSLSAIAEPITIITCAAIAFVLNTIDITQMFSATMTNSLLGFPTLLLTGISLFIILIIETARVPVDNPETHLELTMVHEAMVLEQSGPNLALMEISHAVKQTLLMALLINLLFPQGMAATFSLPGIALGAISFIIKGSILCAIVAIFESSLAKIRFFRLPSFFMVALFLCFVTVVFELIL